The DNA segment CCGCGGTGCACATCAGCTCGTGATAGGCGGGATGAAACTCGACCAGGTCGATGCGATGGCCGTAGCGGTCGTGGCTGCTGAATTCGGGTTTGTGCGCGTTGGCCAAAAAGCCTGCGGCCATCAGCGGGCCGCCCGCCAGGGCGCCGTAGGCATCGATCCGTGACTCGGCCCAGCCGGCACCGAAATGCCGCGACCATTGCTGCAAGGGAAGGTCGAGGCGGTAGAGGTTGGCGCCATCCAGAGAAGGCGGCTGGTTGGTCACTTCGTGGGTTTCGGCGTACTGGTGCAGGGTCATCGGGGGCTCCTAGATCCGGGTGGGCCTGAGAGTCCCAGTGAAGCACCGCTTGGCCTTCAGTCAAAGTGACAAAAATGCCTATGTAGGAGCTGCCTTGTCGGGGCGCCGAACCGCTGCGATGGGCCGCGCAGCGGCCCCAACACTCTAAAGCCGTGCCACCCGCCCAGAAGGCAACTGCACCTGCGCCACCGCCAGATTCAGGCTCAACTCAAACCGACTGCCCAACCCGCGCGTCGACTCATGCGACAACCTGCCCTCGATCAACTCGCCCAATTGCCGGCAGATCGACAGGCCAATCCCCAACCCGCCATAACGTCGGGTCATCGAGCCATCGACCTGGAAGAAGCGCTGATAAAGAATCGCCTGGTCCAGATCATCGAAGCCGATCCCGCTGTCACTGACGATGAACGACACCGCCAGGCTATCAGGCCCTACCCGGCGTCCGCGGACCTGGATCATCACCCCACCTTGATGGGTGAACTTCAAGCCGTTATCCACCAGGCAAGCCAGGCAGCGCATCAGCTTCTGCGCATCGCCAAGCAACTCGTCAGGTAGGTCAGCGGGAATATCCAGGCTCAGGTACAGGCCCTTGCCCAAGGCCTGTCCGGCAAATCCGGCGCGCAAGTCCTGTAGCTGACGCCGCAGGCTGAAGGGTACGTTCTGCGCTCGCAAGCGCCCGGCTTGCAGCTCCGTGAGGATGAGAATGTCGTCGACCATGGCCATCATGTCCTGCGCCGAACCTGCGGCGGTGCGATGGTACTGGGCATGCTCGGCGTTCATCGGCAGGGTATGCATCAGTTCCAGCGAGCCGATCACACCATTCATCGGCGTACGCAACTCGTGGGTGACCGTGGCCAGGAATTCGTCCTTGAGGCGGTTACTCCTGGCCAATTGCTGGTTCAACTGCTCAAGCGTACGGCCAGTTTCGCGCAAGGTCTGGGCTTGCTGCTCACGCAAGCTGTTGATGCGGTCGGCCAGGGCCAGCGACAACAGCGCCACTTCCAGCGCCGAACCCAACTGGCTGGCATACATGGTGATAAATACGTTGGGCAGGTAGCCAAGCACCATCAGCGTATTGACCAGCCCGCCGAGCAGAAACGCCGTCCAGGCAATGATGAACCAGCGCGCCACGCGCAAACCGCTCCACCAGGCGTACAGCCCAGCGGTAAAGATGCTCACCGTGAACAACAGCGCCAGCACCGTGGCCATGCGCAGCGCCACCCCATAGCGCAAGGTCACGGCCAGCACCATGACCACTGCCCCACCGAGCATCAACAACTGCAGCAGACGATCGAACCCTCGGCTGAGCCTGCCCAGGCGCAGGAAGTGGCGGGCGAACTGACAGCCGAACAACCCAGCGGCGCCAATGAACAGCGGCGTAGACGCATTGGCCCACCACGGGTTGTCAGGCCAGAAATACGCGACCCCGGCGCCATTGACCGACACCTGGTACATGCCGAACGAAGCGATATAGAGGATGTAATAAAGATAGCTGACATCGCGCACGCTGATGTAGATGAACAGGTTGTACACCAACATCACCAGCAGCACGCCGTAGATCATGCCCAGCACATATAGCCGGGTTGGCTGGTCTTCCATATAGGCATTGACCGACCACAGCGTCAGCGGCGCCTGGATCGAGCCTTGGCTGTGCAGGCGCAGATAAGCCGTGGTCGCCTGCCCCGGCTGCATGGGCAGTTCGAACAGATAGTTGTTTTGCAGGATCTGCCGGGTCGCGTAGGGCAAGGCATCGCCAGTGCGCTGCGCCAGGCGATAACCGCCCTGGCCATCAGGCAAATACAGCTCCAGGTGATCGAGCGGCGGATAGGCCAGCTCCAGCAACCATGGGCGGCTGCTTTGCGTGGTAGGCGCGTTGTAGCGCAAGTCGATGCGCAGCCAGAACACCGAGGTCGAATAACCGGCGTTGAGCACATCATCCTGGTGCTGGTGGAAACGATTGGCCCAGGCCGGCGAACTGACCTCGGCAATACTGGCGTTGCCTGCGCGGTCTTCGAAGACCTGCATGACCTTGCCCAAAGGCAGACGCCGGGTAGCGTCGTCGAAATCGACTGCTCCGGCGAGCACGGGCCAGTAGCCCAGAAGCACAATCAGCAAATAGCGCATTACAGCCCCAGCATGGTCTGTCCGGTCGCGTCGCGGCGGCCTCCCTTCCCTTTGAGACGACGGTATGCGGCAGAGCCTGTTTATCGAGTTATCCGTGCACTCTAGCATAGCTTCCCGGGGTGGCCATCAGCCACTGGTAAATTTACCAGAAAGGCTCTAAATCAATACTTTCAAGCCAGAACAAAAAACAATCCTGACCACTTGATCAACAAAATCCACATGCAGGGCGCTTCGCGCAAATAGGTTTGGTGGTAAGCTCGCCGACCATGAATACCTACAGCTCCCGCCCCGTTGTCCTCTGTCTCTCCGGCCACGACCCCAGTGGCGGCGCCGGCCTGCAGGCAGATATCGAAGCCCTGATCGCTCAAGGCTGTCACGCCGCGCCCGCCGTGACTGCCCTGACCGTCCAGGATACCGTCAACGTTTCCGACTTCCGCGTGCTCGACCGCGAGTGGGTATTGGCCCAGGCCAACGCCGTTCTCGCCGACTCCACGGTCGCTGCGGTCAAGCTGGGCATGCTCGGCTCGATCGAGATGGTCGACACGGTCGCCGAGCTGCTCGCTGCGCACCCGCACTTGCCGCTAGTCTGCGACCCGGTGCTGCGCGCCGGTGGTGGCGGCCGCCTGGGCAAGGACGAAGTCGGCTATGCCGTGCGTGGGCGACTGTTGCCGCTGGCGACCATCGCCACGCCGAACCTGCCCGAAGCACGCATCCTCGCCGAACTGCCCGAAGGCACTGCCGACCAGTGCGCGGAAAAACTCCTGCCGTTCTGTAGACACCTGCTGATTACCGGCGGTCACGGCGATGAAGAGCAAATCCACAACCGCCTGTACAGCCGCGACGGCCAGAGCCATACCTGGAAATGCCAGCGCCTGCCTGG comes from the Pseudomonas urmiensis genome and includes:
- a CDS encoding sensor histidine kinase, encoding MRYLLIVLLGYWPVLAGAVDFDDATRRLPLGKVMQVFEDRAGNASIAEVSSPAWANRFHQHQDDVLNAGYSTSVFWLRIDLRYNAPTTQSSRPWLLELAYPPLDHLELYLPDGQGGYRLAQRTGDALPYATRQILQNNYLFELPMQPGQATTAYLRLHSQGSIQAPLTLWSVNAYMEDQPTRLYVLGMIYGVLLVMLVYNLFIYISVRDVSYLYYILYIASFGMYQVSVNGAGVAYFWPDNPWWANASTPLFIGAAGLFGCQFARHFLRLGRLSRGFDRLLQLLMLGGAVVMVLAVTLRYGVALRMATVLALLFTVSIFTAGLYAWWSGLRVARWFIIAWTAFLLGGLVNTLMVLGYLPNVFITMYASQLGSALEVALLSLALADRINSLREQQAQTLRETGRTLEQLNQQLARSNRLKDEFLATVTHELRTPMNGVIGSLELMHTLPMNAEHAQYHRTAAGSAQDMMAMVDDILILTELQAGRLRAQNVPFSLRRQLQDLRAGFAGQALGKGLYLSLDIPADLPDELLGDAQKLMRCLACLVDNGLKFTHQGGVMIQVRGRRVGPDSLAVSFIVSDSGIGFDDLDQAILYQRFFQVDGSMTRRYGGLGIGLSICRQLGELIEGRLSHESTRGLGSRFELSLNLAVAQVQLPSGRVARL
- a CDS encoding hydroxymethylpyrimidine/phosphomethylpyrimidine kinase, with the protein product MNTYSSRPVVLCLSGHDPSGGAGLQADIEALIAQGCHAAPAVTALTVQDTVNVSDFRVLDREWVLAQANAVLADSTVAAVKLGMLGSIEMVDTVAELLAAHPHLPLVCDPVLRAGGGGRLGKDEVGYAVRGRLLPLATIATPNLPEARILAELPEGTADQCAEKLLPFCRHLLITGGHGDEEQIHNRLYSRDGQSHTWKCQRLPGSYHGSGCTLASALAGRLALGEQLESAVRSALDYTWRTLRDAEQLGRGQFVPRRLPLDFCS